A portion of the Parasedimentitalea marina genome contains these proteins:
- a CDS encoding SDR family NAD(P)-dependent oxidoreductase — MKSALITGGARGIGFATAQGLMADGWQVAILDRDSDALAEALAELPGAIGLDVDVSIPNDVLRAVAEVAEAFGRLDGLVNNAGVADFGPIRDTTYDRWQRVMRTNLDGPFLMTQAFTDLLAADGGGAVVNITSISGLRASTLRVAYGTSKAALAQLTLQQAAELGELGIRVNAVAPGPVATKLAMAVHSPEIIAAYHDALPLNRYGKEEEIAAAITFLLSDKASFITGQILAADGGFEAVGIGLPALRAAAKGN; from the coding sequence ATGAAATCTGCACTGATTACCGGTGGCGCACGAGGCATTGGATTTGCCACGGCGCAGGGGCTGATGGCTGACGGCTGGCAGGTTGCGATACTGGATCGTGACAGCGATGCGTTGGCCGAGGCCCTTGCTGAGCTTCCCGGCGCCATTGGTCTGGATGTGGATGTATCCATCCCCAATGATGTCCTGCGGGCGGTCGCGGAGGTGGCCGAGGCCTTTGGCCGTTTAGACGGATTGGTGAACAACGCTGGCGTTGCCGATTTCGGTCCCATCCGTGACACCACATATGACCGCTGGCAGCGGGTGATGCGGACCAATCTGGACGGGCCCTTTCTGATGACACAGGCCTTTACCGATTTGCTGGCGGCGGATGGCGGTGGCGCGGTGGTGAACATCACTTCGATTTCCGGTCTGCGGGCCAGCACGTTGCGGGTGGCCTATGGCACCTCCAAGGCAGCATTGGCGCAGTTGACGCTGCAACAGGCCGCGGAACTGGGAGAGCTGGGCATTCGCGTCAATGCCGTCGCGCCGGGGCCGGTGGCAACCAAACTGGCGATGGCGGTGCATTCGCCTGAGATCATCGCCGCCTATCACGATGCGCTGCCGCTGAACCGTTATGGCAAGGAAGAGGAGATCGCGGCGGCGATCACCTTTCTACTGTCGGACAAGGCCAGCTTCATCACCGGCCAGATTCTAGCAGCTGATGGTGGCTTTGAGGCGGTGGGGATTGGTTTGCCAGCACTAAGGGCTGCGGCTAAAGGAAACTGA
- a CDS encoding NUDIX hydrolase encodes MTPALSRAWEDLLRPLIFRSKRLQVAALCYRKTENGTDVLMITSRGSGRWILPKGWPISGKDGAETALQEAWEEAGVKTAKIQGEPIGHYEYLKNLGRGRAEMVQTLVYIAQVSKLSKSYPERNQRKRQWVPADEAANLVHEPKLRALLRQL; translated from the coding sequence ATGACCCCCGCATTATCCCGCGCCTGGGAAGATCTTCTCAGGCCACTGATTTTTCGATCCAAACGCCTGCAGGTGGCCGCCCTGTGTTATCGCAAAACCGAGAATGGCACGGACGTGCTGATGATCACCAGCCGGGGCAGCGGTCGCTGGATTCTCCCCAAAGGCTGGCCGATAAGTGGCAAAGACGGCGCCGAAACTGCACTACAAGAAGCCTGGGAAGAAGCAGGCGTCAAAACGGCCAAAATTCAGGGTGAGCCCATTGGCCACTACGAATACCTAAAGAACCTGGGCCGAGGACGCGCTGAAATGGTGCAGACGCTGGTCTATATCGCCCAAGTGAGTAAATTGTCCAAATCCTACCCTGAGCGCAATCAACGCAAGCGGCAGTGGGTTCCAGCCGATGAGGCCGCCAATCTGGTGCATGAGCCAAAATTGCGGGCCCTTTTACGACAGCTGTGA
- a CDS encoding inorganic phosphate transporter: MADEPQRRQWKTLDRDLNRIAILENATGYVSRPMVGPGIALVFIVLAGLAAAILLGTTPINFVVVAAAAFGAYMAVNIGANDVANNMGPAVGANALTMGGAILIAALAESAGALLAGGDVVSTISKGIIDPATMATTDVFIWAMMAALISSALWVNLATWVGAPVSTTHSVVGGVMGAGIAAAGMAAVSWPTMGKIAASWVISPVLGGVIAAAFLALIKAQIIYKEDKIAAARRWVPILVGIMAGAFAAYLAVKGLKRIVKIDLQTALLIGVILGTVCWAITKPLIRRQSIGLENRKKSLKILFRIPLVISAGLLSFAHGANDVANAVGPLAAIVHASEFGDFAAKVEIPTWVMVIGAFGISFGLFLFGPKLIRMVGSQITKLNPMRAFCVSLSAAITVIVASWLGLPVSSTHIAVGAVFGVGFFREWHMERRLRTSSAISKKKTVAPEERARRKLVRRSHFLTIIAAWVITVPAAAVMSAAIYMLLSTMVG, translated from the coding sequence ATGGCCGACGAACCACAGCGCAGACAATGGAAAACACTCGACCGCGATTTAAACCGGATTGCGATCCTTGAAAACGCCACAGGCTATGTCTCCAGGCCAATGGTCGGGCCTGGCATTGCCCTGGTCTTTATCGTGCTGGCGGGTCTGGCTGCCGCGATTCTATTGGGCACCACGCCGATCAACTTTGTTGTGGTCGCTGCCGCTGCCTTTGGTGCTTATATGGCCGTCAATATTGGCGCCAATGATGTCGCCAATAACATGGGCCCTGCGGTAGGCGCCAACGCCCTGACGATGGGCGGCGCGATTCTGATCGCAGCCCTAGCAGAAAGCGCCGGTGCCCTGCTGGCCGGTGGCGACGTGGTTTCCACCATCTCCAAGGGGATCATCGATCCCGCGACCATGGCCACCACGGATGTTTTCATCTGGGCCATGATGGCCGCGCTGATCTCCTCGGCGCTTTGGGTCAACCTTGCCACCTGGGTTGGTGCGCCAGTCTCGACCACGCATTCGGTTGTGGGCGGTGTTATGGGCGCAGGTATCGCCGCTGCTGGCATGGCCGCCGTCAGCTGGCCCACCATGGGCAAAATCGCAGCCAGCTGGGTGATCTCACCCGTTCTGGGCGGTGTCATCGCCGCCGCCTTTTTGGCACTGATCAAGGCGCAGATCATCTACAAAGAAGATAAGATCGCGGCCGCACGGCGCTGGGTTCCCATACTGGTTGGCATCATGGCTGGGGCCTTTGCCGCCTATCTGGCGGTCAAAGGGCTGAAACGCATTGTCAAAATCGACCTGCAAACGGCGCTGCTGATTGGTGTGATACTCGGCACTGTCTGCTGGGCGATCACCAAACCACTGATCCGCCGCCAGTCCATTGGGCTGGAAAACCGCAAGAAATCGCTGAAGATTCTGTTTCGTATTCCGTTGGTCATTTCCGCTGGCCTGTTGTCGTTTGCCCATGGCGCTAACGACGTCGCAAATGCTGTGGGACCTTTGGCCGCGATTGTGCATGCGTCAGAGTTTGGCGATTTTGCTGCCAAGGTTGAAATCCCGACCTGGGTCATGGTGATCGGGGCCTTTGGTATCTCGTTTGGATTGTTCCTGTTTGGCCCCAAGCTGATCCGTATGGTCGGCAGTCAGATCACCAAACTGAACCCCATGCGCGCCTTTTGTGTGTCGCTGTCCGCCGCGATTACCGTGATTGTCGCCAGCTGGCTGGGCCTGCCCGTTTCCTCGACCCACATCGCCGTCGGGGCGGTGTTCGGAGTTGGGTTCTTCCGCGAATGGCATATGGAGCGACGGCTGCGGACCTCCTCGGCCATCAGCAAGAAGAAGACCGTTGCCCCCGAGGAGCGTGCGCGCCGTAAACTGGTTCGCCGCAGTCACTTCCTGACCATCATCGCGGCCTGGGTCATCACCGTCCCTGCCGCCGCCGTAATGTCAGCAGCTATCTACATGTTGCTCAGCACCATGGTTGGCTAA
- a CDS encoding GNAT family N-acetyltransferase — protein sequence MTGPKLLLRSLDGDYAVSRVPPEDGIPDWTDGPGLVNVTQAEDEISVLCLSRRVPAQIEHSAGWTAVQVSNLFDFDEPGVVLAATRPVSMAGLGVFVVSTFYRDYLLVRHSTRHSAELAWLRAGHKLQAQNLLLRCAGPADCDQIAEFHVRMWRHTYKDMAPDAAIRALDFECRQAQWHGKLAGKRQRGLTLLAEDDQGRILGLCDLSHSQISAFPDAMELTNLYLDSAARGLGIGRHFLHLARHWAQVSGPSDLVLAVVRQNQAALDFYRACGGDPAAECLDKGPLWQSENVIMRWHSEA from the coding sequence GTGACTGGCCCAAAACTATTGTTGCGGTCACTGGACGGCGACTATGCCGTCTCTCGGGTGCCGCCTGAAGATGGAATTCCAGACTGGACCGATGGGCCTGGTCTGGTCAATGTAACCCAGGCGGAAGACGAGATTTCGGTTCTTTGTCTCAGCCGACGGGTTCCGGCGCAAATCGAACACTCGGCAGGCTGGACAGCAGTGCAGGTCAGCAACCTGTTTGATTTTGACGAACCCGGTGTGGTTTTGGCCGCTACACGCCCGGTGTCGATGGCCGGTCTGGGTGTTTTTGTAGTCTCTACTTTCTATCGTGACTATCTTCTGGTGCGCCATTCCACCCGGCATAGCGCCGAGTTGGCCTGGCTACGGGCTGGGCATAAGCTGCAGGCCCAGAACCTGTTATTGCGCTGTGCGGGCCCTGCTGATTGCGATCAAATTGCCGAATTCCACGTCAGGATGTGGCGGCACACCTATAAAGACATGGCGCCAGACGCGGCGATTCGCGCTTTGGATTTTGAATGCCGCCAGGCCCAATGGCACGGCAAACTTGCGGGAAAACGCCAACGTGGACTGACCTTGCTGGCCGAGGATGACCAGGGGCGGATACTTGGGCTTTGTGACCTGTCACACTCGCAGATCTCTGCGTTTCCTGATGCAATGGAGCTGACCAACCTATATCTGGACAGTGCCGCCCGAGGGCTTGGGATAGGGCGCCATTTCCTGCATTTGGCGCGGCATTGGGCGCAGGTGTCCGGACCGTCGGACTTGGTTCTGGCCGTGGTGCGGCAAAACCAAGCAGCCCTTGATTTTTACCGTGCTTGCGGCGGCGATCCGGCGGCTGAATGCCTTGATAAGGGACCGCTGTGGCAGTCAGAAAACGTCATCATGCGCTGGCATTCCGAGGCTTGA
- the argF gene encoding ornithine carbamoyltransferase — protein sequence MNHFLDIHKTNPAELRTMIDQASAMKQARLTRPKGALDDDQPLAGRMVALIFEKPSTRTRVSFDVGVRQMGGQSMVLSGNDMQLGHGETIADTARVLSRYVDMIMIRTFDETVLMEMAEYASVPVINGLTDRTHPCQIMADILTYEEHRGPIKGKKVVWAGDGNNVCASFLHAAGQFGFDLTFTGPAQLDPEDEFVGLARKAGSKIVIERDAHKAVEGADLVVADTWVSMHDSQSSKERRHNMLRGYQVNADLMSHAKPDALFMHCLPAHREEEVTSEVMDGPQSVIFDEAENRLHAQKAIMRWCLGA from the coding sequence ATGAACCATTTCCTGGACATCCATAAAACCAACCCGGCCGAATTGCGGACTATGATCGATCAGGCCAGCGCAATGAAACAAGCCCGTTTGACCCGCCCCAAGGGTGCTCTGGATGATGACCAGCCCCTGGCGGGCCGCATGGTCGCGTTGATATTTGAAAAGCCTTCGACCCGGACCCGGGTGTCGTTTGACGTCGGCGTGCGCCAAATGGGTGGCCAATCGATGGTGCTGTCGGGCAATGACATGCAGCTGGGTCACGGTGAGACTATTGCTGACACTGCCCGCGTGCTGTCGCGCTATGTTGATATGATCATGATCCGGACGTTTGATGAAACCGTGCTGATGGAAATGGCCGAATACGCCTCAGTGCCGGTGATCAACGGGCTGACCGACCGCACCCACCCTTGCCAGATCATGGCGGATATCCTGACCTATGAAGAGCACCGTGGCCCGATCAAGGGCAAAAAGGTGGTCTGGGCTGGCGACGGCAACAACGTCTGCGCCTCGTTCCTGCACGCGGCTGGACAATTTGGCTTTGACCTCACCTTCACTGGCCCCGCGCAGCTGGACCCCGAGGACGAGTTTGTCGGCCTGGCCCGGAAAGCGGGTTCCAAGATCGTTATCGAACGCGACGCGCATAAGGCTGTTGAGGGCGCGGATCTGGTGGTGGCTGATACCTGGGTGTCGATGCACGACAGCCAATCCTCGAAAGAGCGTCGCCACAACATGCTGCGCGGATATCAGGTCAACGCCGATCTGATGAGCCACGCCAAGCCGGATGCGCTGTTCATGCACTGCCTGCCGGCCCACCGGGAAGAGGAAGTCACCTCCGAGGTGATGGACGGTCCGCAATCGGTGATCTTTGACGAGGCCGAAAACCGGCTGCACGCGCAAAAAGCCATCATGCGCTGGTGCCTGGGGGCCTGA
- a CDS encoding aspartate aminotransferase family protein — protein MIPSVLPTYNRAPLNFVKGEGSWLIEADGRRFLDLGAGIAVNALGHAHPALVQALTDQAQNLWHVSNLYQIPQQQALADRLVEHSFADTVFFTNSGTEACELAVKMARKYFFDKGEEQRIEILTFDGSFHGRSSAGIAAAGSEKMTKGFGPVLPGFTHLMFGDLDGVTNAITGQTAAILIEPVQGEGGIRAVPDAELKALRAVCDEHGVLLILDEVQCGVGRTGKLFAHEWAGITPDIMMVAKGIGGGFPLGAVLATEDAASGMTAGTHGSTYGGNPLGCAVGCAVMDHVTDPDFLDEVNRKAGLLRQKLEGLIDGHPDVFEEVRGTGLMLGLKCKVTNIDVVNAGYDNQVITVPAADNVVRLLPPLTLSDDDIAQALIRLDKAAAQLASA, from the coding sequence ATGATCCCCTCTGTTCTGCCAACCTACAACCGCGCGCCTTTGAATTTTGTCAAAGGTGAAGGCTCTTGGCTGATTGAGGCGGATGGGCGACGTTTTCTGGATCTTGGGGCGGGTATCGCCGTCAATGCGCTGGGCCATGCCCATCCGGCCTTGGTTCAGGCGTTGACGGATCAGGCGCAGAACCTGTGGCATGTCTCGAACTTGTACCAGATCCCGCAGCAACAGGCGCTGGCGGACAGGCTGGTCGAGCATAGCTTTGCGGATACAGTGTTCTTTACCAATTCGGGCACCGAGGCCTGCGAATTGGCCGTGAAAATGGCGCGTAAATACTTCTTCGACAAAGGAGAAGAGCAGCGGATCGAGATCCTGACTTTTGATGGCTCTTTTCATGGCCGCTCCTCAGCTGGCATCGCCGCTGCGGGGTCCGAGAAAATGACCAAGGGTTTTGGCCCGGTGCTGCCTGGCTTTACCCATCTGATGTTTGGCGATCTGGACGGTGTCACCAATGCAATCACCGGCCAGACGGCGGCTATTTTGATCGAGCCGGTGCAGGGTGAAGGTGGCATTCGGGCGGTGCCTGATGCTGAACTGAAGGCTTTGCGCGCAGTTTGTGACGAGCACGGAGTGCTGCTGATCCTGGACGAGGTCCAATGCGGTGTTGGCCGGACGGGCAAACTGTTTGCACATGAATGGGCGGGCATCACCCCGGATATCATGATGGTTGCCAAAGGTATCGGTGGCGGTTTTCCCTTAGGCGCAGTGCTGGCCACTGAAGACGCGGCATCTGGTATGACCGCCGGAACACATGGTTCGACTTACGGTGGCAACCCGCTGGGCTGTGCGGTTGGCTGTGCAGTGATGGATCATGTCACTGATCCAGACTTTTTGGACGAGGTGAATCGCAAGGCCGGTCTCTTGCGGCAGAAACTTGAAGGTTTGATCGACGGTCATCCTGACGTTTTCGAGGAGGTGCGCGGCACTGGCCTGATGTTGGGGCTGAAATGTAAAGTCACCAATATTGACGTGGTCAATGCCGGCTATGACAATCAGGTCATCACCGTCCCCGCCGCTGATAACGTCGTTCGCCTTCTGCCGCCGCTGACCCTGAGCGACGATGATATCGCGCAGGCCCTGATCCGCCTAGACAAGGCCGCCGCGCAACTCGCAAGCGCCTGA
- a CDS encoding DMT family transporter yields the protein MSTTNTDSPALAATFILAATTFIAGTMLIAKALGTDVLGTPLHPLQISHGRFIFAFLAIATVTAVLRPRLTRPSWRLHLGRTSFGWAGVSLMFASVAYIPLADATAITFLNPVFGMMLAIPLLGEKVGPWRWGAAAVALIGAMVLLRPTPASFQPAALLALAAAMIMGLELIFIKKLANRESPLQVLLINNTIGMLIASVAVITVWQMPSPAQWAALVTLGVLMACAQACFVNGMARADASFVAPFSYATLIFAALYDFLGFGVTPDTVTILGAAVILTGAAVLAWREGRQRRPIAPVTPSDDTPNAA from the coding sequence ATGAGCACCACAAACACCGACTCTCCCGCGCTGGCGGCCACTTTTATTCTAGCGGCGACCACTTTCATTGCCGGTACAATGCTGATAGCCAAGGCATTGGGCACCGATGTGCTGGGCACACCACTGCATCCCCTGCAAATCAGCCACGGACGTTTTATCTTCGCGTTTCTGGCCATTGCCACGGTTACGGCGGTGTTGCGGCCACGTCTGACCCGACCAAGCTGGCGATTACACCTCGGGCGCACCTCTTTCGGCTGGGCTGGTGTATCGCTGATGTTTGCCTCCGTCGCCTATATCCCGTTGGCCGATGCAACGGCGATCACCTTTCTGAATCCGGTGTTTGGCATGATGCTGGCGATCCCACTGCTGGGCGAGAAGGTTGGCCCCTGGCGCTGGGGCGCTGCAGCTGTTGCCCTGATTGGGGCCATGGTCCTGCTGCGCCCGACGCCGGCCAGTTTTCAACCCGCAGCGCTGCTGGCGTTGGCGGCGGCGATGATCATGGGGCTTGAACTGATTTTCATCAAGAAACTAGCCAACCGGGAATCACCCCTGCAGGTGCTGCTTATCAACAATACGATTGGCATGCTGATCGCCTCGGTGGCTGTTATCACAGTGTGGCAGATGCCCAGCCCTGCGCAATGGGCCGCCCTGGTCACTTTGGGCGTGCTGATGGCATGTGCACAGGCCTGTTTCGTCAACGGAATGGCACGCGCCGATGCCTCGTTTGTGGCACCGTTCAGTTATGCCACGCTCATTTTCGCAGCGCTATATGATTTCCTAGGCTTTGGCGTCACCCCAGATACGGTGACCATCCTGGGGGCCGCCGTGATCCTGACCGGGGCCGCCGTCTTGGCCTGGCGCGAAGGTCGGCAACGTCGTCCGATAGCGCCCGTTACGCCTTCAGACGATACCCCGAACGCAGCATAG
- a CDS encoding ABC transporter permease, protein MSDTEYRIGLGERRFGRVNWLGLRTMAGREVKRFLVVWTQTLLAPLVTSALFLLIFNTAIGPGRGDVMGVPFLTFLAPGIMMMTVIQNAFANTSSSITITKIQGNIVDTLMPPLSGLELLLGYLAGAIVRGVCVALGIALGLGLTLGIWPTYPGVTLVFVILGASFLGGLGVIAGIFANKFDQMAAITNFIITPLAFLSGTFYSVAALPPVLKTLTHLNPVFYLIDGVRFGMIGASDSSPWLGLVVCCCATAVVWLLGWAMLRSGYRLKA, encoded by the coding sequence ATGTCTGACACCGAGTATCGCATTGGCTTGGGCGAGCGCCGCTTTGGCCGGGTCAATTGGCTGGGACTGCGCACGATGGCAGGCCGTGAAGTCAAACGGTTTCTGGTGGTCTGGACCCAGACCCTACTGGCACCTTTGGTCACGTCGGCGTTGTTTTTGTTGATCTTTAACACAGCCATTGGTCCGGGTCGTGGCGATGTCATGGGGGTCCCATTTCTGACGTTTCTGGCCCCGGGCATCATGATGATGACGGTGATCCAGAACGCCTTTGCCAATACGTCGTCGTCGATCACCATCACAAAAATACAGGGAAATATCGTTGATACATTGATGCCACCGCTGTCTGGACTGGAGCTTTTACTGGGGTATCTTGCGGGCGCTATCGTGCGCGGCGTCTGTGTTGCGCTGGGCATTGCACTGGGACTTGGGCTGACGCTTGGTATTTGGCCGACATACCCAGGCGTGACTCTGGTCTTTGTGATCCTAGGGGCTTCGTTTTTGGGCGGATTGGGTGTCATCGCCGGGATTTTTGCCAACAAATTTGATCAGATGGCGGCGATCACCAATTTCATTATCACTCCATTGGCCTTTCTATCCGGCACGTTCTATTCCGTTGCCGCATTGCCACCGGTGTTGAAGACGCTGACACATCTGAACCCAGTGTTCTACCTGATCGACGGCGTGCGATTCGGTATGATTGGCGCCTCGGACAGCTCGCCCTGGCTTGGCCTGGTGGTCTGTTGTTGCGCGACTGCTGTGGTCTGGTTGCTGGGTTGGGCTATGCTGCGTTCGGGGTATCGTCTGAAGGCGTAA
- a CDS encoding GcrA family cell cycle regulator has translation MSWTDERVELLKKMWGEGQSASQIAKELGGVTRNAVIGKVHRLGLSNRNSTGAAKAAEPKEKPAVAAKPKVPPKVQPKTEPARPIPPAQPKSADSKPNLPARKQIIPAGQPLPPQPSANEISPEALAKVNEVEKKAKRLSLMDLTERTCKWPVGDPATEDFWFCGLSVQQGKPYCEAHVGVAFQPMSARRDRKR, from the coding sequence ATGTCCTGGACAGACGAGCGCGTTGAACTGCTCAAGAAAATGTGGGGCGAGGGTCAGTCGGCCAGTCAGATCGCCAAAGAACTGGGCGGCGTCACTCGCAATGCGGTGATCGGCAAGGTGCACCGGTTGGGCCTGTCCAACCGCAATTCCACTGGCGCTGCCAAAGCAGCCGAGCCCAAGGAAAAGCCAGCGGTCGCGGCCAAGCCCAAAGTGCCACCCAAGGTACAGCCCAAAACCGAGCCTGCCCGCCCGATCCCACCTGCGCAGCCCAAGTCCGCTGACAGCAAACCCAATCTGCCTGCGCGCAAGCAGATTATTCCGGCTGGTCAACCGCTGCCACCGCAGCCCTCGGCCAATGAGATCAGCCCAGAGGCGCTGGCCAAGGTCAACGAAGTCGAGAAGAAGGCAAAACGCCTGTCGCTGATGGACCTGACCGAGCGCACCTGCAAATGGCCGGTAGGCGACCCCGCAACCGAGGACTTCTGGTTCTGTGGTCTGTCCGTTCAACAGGGCAAACCCTATTGCGAAGCCCATGTTGGCGTTGCCTTCCAACCGATGAGTGCACGGCGCGATCGTAAACGCTGA
- a CDS encoding YHS domain-containing (seleno)protein — protein MTRFFLAAAAAMTLGLPAFAGEQYIDETGFAVSGYDVVAYRDLASNAIGTQQTAGVAGQASITAEYNDATFAFSTEENRAKFLENPAYYVPEYDGHCAYGVSKGGKVPGNPNLWRIVDDKLYLNITTVVTGFWEEDIPGNINLAEGNWPGIEGSDASASTIPNFTSAAPDKG, from the coding sequence ATGACACGATTTTTCCTTGCGGCCGCCGCTGCAATGACCCTTGGATTACCTGCTTTTGCGGGTGAACAATATATCGATGAAACTGGCTTTGCTGTGTCGGGCTACGATGTCGTTGCCTATCGTGACCTTGCGTCAAATGCGATCGGCACTCAGCAAACTGCAGGCGTGGCAGGACAGGCCAGTATCACCGCGGAATATAACGATGCCACTTTTGCCTTCTCGACCGAGGAAAATCGCGCCAAGTTCCTGGAAAACCCCGCGTATTACGTGCCAGAATACGATGGGCACTGTGCCTATGGCGTGTCCAAGGGGGGCAAGGTGCCGGGCAACCCCAATTTGTGGCGTATCGTTGATGATAAGCTGTACCTGAACATTACCACTGTGGTGACAGGGTTCTGGGAAGAAGACATTCCTGGAAATATCAACTTGGCCGAAGGAAATTGGCCAGGGATTGAGGGCAGCGATGCCTCGGCCAGCACAATCCCCAACTTTACGTCAGCGGCCCCTGATAAAGGGTGA
- the yghU gene encoding glutathione-dependent disulfide-bond oxidoreductase: MSDTSYTPAKVWTWNQESGGTFASINRPVAGATHDKDLPVGKHPMQLYSLATPNGVKVTVMLEELLALGHTGAEYDAWLINIGEGDQFSSGFVNVNPNSKIPALMDHSGDTPLRVFESASMMMHLAEKFDAFLPKSGPERTEVMSWLFWQMGSAPYLGGGFGHFYAYAPEKWEYPINRFAMEAKRQLDVLDRQLAEREYIAGGAYSIADMAIWAWYGQLVLGRLYDAAEFLDVESYTHVMRWAKAIDARPAVSRGRMVNRAFGELHTQLRERHDASDFDTRTQDKLETAAE, from the coding sequence ATGAGTGATACTTCTTATACACCGGCAAAAGTCTGGACTTGGAATCAAGAAAGCGGCGGTACGTTCGCCTCGATCAACCGTCCTGTGGCTGGTGCGACCCATGACAAAGACCTGCCCGTAGGCAAACATCCAATGCAGCTTTACTCGCTGGCGACACCCAATGGGGTCAAAGTCACAGTGATGCTGGAAGAACTGCTGGCGCTGGGCCACACAGGTGCAGAGTATGACGCCTGGTTGATCAACATTGGCGAAGGCGACCAGTTCAGTTCTGGCTTTGTCAACGTCAACCCAAACTCCAAAATCCCAGCCCTGATGGATCACAGCGGTGACACCCCATTGCGGGTGTTTGAGTCCGCTTCGATGATGATGCACCTGGCCGAAAAATTTGACGCCTTCCTGCCAAAATCGGGTCCGGAGCGGACCGAGGTGATGAGCTGGCTGTTCTGGCAGATGGGCAGCGCGCCGTATCTTGGCGGTGGCTTTGGCCATTTTTACGCTTATGCGCCGGAAAAATGGGAATATCCTATTAACCGCTTCGCGATGGAGGCCAAACGGCAGTTGGATGTGCTGGACCGTCAACTGGCGGAGCGCGAATACATCGCCGGTGGCGCCTACAGCATTGCCGATATGGCAATCTGGGCCTGGTATGGCCAACTGGTTCTGGGCCGTCTGTATGACGCGGCTGAATTCCTGGATGTAGAGAGCTACACCCATGTGATGCGTTGGGCCAAGGCCATCGATGCCCGCCCGGCCGTGAGCCGTGGCCGCATGGTAAACCGCGCCTTTGGCGAGCTGCATACCCAATTGCGTGAACGTCATGATGCGTCGGATTTTGACACCCGCACCCAGGACAAGCTGGAAACAGCCGCCGAATGA
- a CDS encoding SseB family protein, with translation MTETTALDSAHAAMTAAPDDDGARLRFYERLADSELFLMLTKEAEDGNISPEMFELADGTFVLLFDREERLAQFADRVVPYAALSGRVVAQMLAGQGIGLGLNLEVAPSSILIPAEAVSWLHQTLEHRPDQVEAAISEILPPAGLPEVLLTALDSKLATATGLAVSAYLVSVRYAGGGQGHLLGFVDATEAAQSALAKAAGEALTFSGIEAGAMDVGFFASTDAMTAKLDKVGLRFDLPQPEEPKLYQPEIPGSNPDKPPLLK, from the coding sequence ATGACCGAGACCACCGCGCTGGACAGCGCCCATGCCGCGATGACCGCCGCGCCTGACGACGATGGCGCACGGTTGCGGTTCTATGAACGACTGGCGGATTCTGAACTCTTCCTGATGCTGACCAAAGAAGCCGAAGACGGCAATATCTCGCCCGAGATGTTTGAGCTGGCCGATGGCACATTTGTATTGTTGTTTGACCGCGAAGAGCGGTTGGCGCAATTCGCCGACCGGGTTGTGCCTTACGCGGCTCTGTCCGGGCGAGTGGTGGCACAGATGCTGGCGGGGCAGGGTATTGGCCTGGGGTTGAACCTCGAGGTGGCCCCGTCCTCCATTCTGATCCCAGCCGAGGCCGTGTCCTGGCTGCACCAGACACTGGAGCATCGTCCGGACCAAGTTGAAGCTGCGATTTCTGAGATCCTGCCGCCGGCGGGTCTGCCCGAAGTTCTTTTGACAGCTTTGGATAGCAAACTGGCAACGGCTACGGGTCTGGCTGTTTCGGCCTATCTGGTCAGTGTTCGTTATGCCGGAGGCGGGCAGGGGCATTTGCTGGGCTTTGTCGATGCAACGGAGGCGGCGCAGTCGGCGCTGGCCAAGGCGGCGGGCGAGGCGCTGACCTTTTCAGGGATCGAGGCAGGCGCGATGGATGTGGGGTTCTTTGCCAGCACGGATGCGATGACCGCGAAACTGGATAAGGTCGGATTGCGGTTTGATTTACCACAACCGGAAGAGCCAAAACTCTATCAGCCGGAAATTCCCGGTAGCAATCCGGACAAGCCACCCTTGCTGAAGTAG